From a region of the Trichoderma atroviride chromosome 6, complete sequence genome:
- a CDS encoding uncharacterized protein (BUSCO:EOG092D0MSY), with translation MKTDFRFSNLLGTVYCQGNLVYSPDGTHLFSPVGNRVTIFDLVNNKSHTLPFAHRKNIARIGLSPRGNLLLTVDDEGHAILTNVPRRVSIYHFSFRSQVTALSFSPSGRYFVVGLGRKLEVWHVPSTPDTNAEGELEFAPFVKRRTYTGHFDSVQHIEWSSDSRFFLTASKDLTARIWSVEPEEGFVPTILGGHKQNVIGAWFSADQETIYTVSKDGAVFNWKYVKPLNRTEDDDDSDDDSDMRWRIVERHYFMQGSAHVRCAFFHAETNLLVAGMSNGLFSLYEMPDFNNIHKLSISQSDVDFVTINQSGEWLAFGASKLGQLLVWEWQSESYILKQQGHFDSINSLVYSPDGQRIITTADDGKIKVWDIESGFCIVTFTEHTSAVTACEFAKKGNVLFTSSLDGSVRAWDLIRYRNFRTFTAPTRLSFTCMSVDPSGEVVAAGSLDSFDIHIWSVQTGQLLDRLAGHDGPVSALAFTPNGNSLVSGSWDRTARIWSIFDRTQTSEPLQLQADILDIAVRPDSLQLAVSTIDGQLTFWSISEAEQTAGLDGRRDVSGGRKSSDRRTAANVGGNKSFSTIRYSTDGSCLLAGGNSKYICLYSVSTMVLLKKFTVSVNLSLSGTQEFLNSKYLTEAGAIDDIDMQGEASDREDRVDASLPGSKRGGDPSARKRKPQVRVTGVAFSPAGSAFCAASTEGLLIYSLDHTLQFDPFDLNIEITPASTLAVLENEKDYLKALVMAFRLNEAGLIKRVFQAVPPADIPLVVSDIPIVYVPRLLRFVAAQTEESPHIEFCLLWIKALVDKHGAWLTANRGKVDVELRVVSRAVVKMRDEIRRLADENVYMVDYLLGQADNNKDEENGNGNVTLTSAQQKTIDAVMNGTAESGESDEDGEDEWMGMD, from the exons ATGAAGACCGATTTTAGG TTTTCCAATTTGCTGGGCACTGTCTACTGCCAGGGCAACTTGGTGTACAGTCCAGATGGCACCCATCTCTTTTCACCCGTCGGAAATCGCGTCACCATCTTCGACTTGGTAAA CAACAAATCCCACACTCTGCCCTTTGCCCATCGCAAGAACATTGCTCGAATCGGCCTCTCACCCCGCGGCAATCTCCTTCTCACCGTTGACGATGAGGGTCATGCGATCCTGACCAACGTTCCCCGCCGTGTATCCATCTATCACTTCTCCTTCCGCTCGCAGGTCACAGCGCTCTCATTTTCGCCTTCAGGTCGATACTTTGTCGTGGGCTTGGGCCGAAAACTCGAAGTTTGGCACGTTCCTTCAACCCCAGATACAAATGCCGAGGGAGAGCTTGAGTTCGCCCCCTTCGTAAAGCGCCGCACCTACACCGGTCACTTCGATTCAGTACAGCATATCGAGTGGTCTAGCGACTCCCGATTCTTCCTGACAGCCTCTAAGGATTTGACGGCAAGGATATGGAGCGTTGAGCCTGAAGAGGGTTTCGTTCCCACCATTCTTGGTGGCCATAAGCAAAACGTGATTGGTGCTTGGTTTTCCGCTGACCAGGAGACAATCTACACGGTCAGCAAGGACGGTGCGGTGTTCAACTGGAAATACGTCAAACCGCTCAACCGTAcggaggatgatgacgatagCGACGATGATTCGGACATGAGATGGCGCATTGTTGAGCGACACTACTTTATGCAAGGCAGTGCACACGTGCGATGTGCCTTTTTCCACGCGGAAACCAACCTCTTGGTGGCTGGCATGTCCAACGGTCTTTTCAGCCTTTACGAAATGCCCGACTTCAACAACATTCATAAGCTTAGCATTTCCCAGAGCGACGTTGACTTTGTAACAATCAACCAGAGCGGAGAGTGGCTGGCTTTTGGTGCCTCGAAGCTGGGGCAGTTGTTGGTCTGGGAGTGGCAGTCCGAATCCTACATTCTCAAGCAGCAGGGCCATTTCGACTCAATAAACTCCCTCGTTTACTCTCCAGATGGACAGCGAATCATCACCActgctgatgatggcaagaTCAAAGTATGGGATATCGAGTCTGGCTTTTGCATCGTCACATTCACGGAGCACACCAGTGCCGTCACGGCATGCGAGTTTGCCAAGAAGGGAAATGTACTCTTCACATCAAGTCTTGATGGTTCAGTCAGGGCGTGGGATCTGATCAGATATCGAAATTTCCGTACCTTTACGGCTCCAACAAGGCTGTCCTTTACATGCATGTCTGTTGACCCCAGCGGCGAAGTGGTTGCAGCAGGATCACTCGACTCATTTGATATTCACATTTGGTCTGTACAGACCGGCCAGCTGCTTGATCGGTTAGCAGGTCATGACGGTCCCGTatctgccttggcctttACACCAAATGGCAACTCCTTGGTCAGCGGTAGCTGGGACAGGACTGCACGGATATGGTCAATCTTTGACAGAACCCAGACGAGCgagccgctgcagcttcaggcTGATATTCTCGACATTGCCGTCCGACCGGATTCCCTTCAGCTGGCCGTTTCGACAATTGATGGCCAGCTGACGTTTTGGTCAATATCAGAGGCCGAGCAGACTGCGGGTCTCGATGGTCGCAGGGACGTGTCTGGTGGGCGAAAATCCTCAGACCGGAGAACGGCTGCCAATGTTGGCGGCAACAAGAGCTTTAGCACAATACGCTACAGCACCGACGGAAGCTGCCTGTTGGCCGGTGGAAACAGCAAATACATCTGCCTGTACTCTGTGTCAACCatggtgctgctgaagaagtttACCGTCAGCGTGAACCTGTCTCTATCCGGAACTCAAGAGTTCCTCAACAGCAAGTATCTGACGGAAGCCGGGGCCATTGACGATATCGACATGCAAGGAGAGGCATCCGACCGCGAAGACCGGGTCGATGCAAGCCTACCTGGATCGAAGCGTGGCGGAGATCCTTCAGCTAGAAAGCGGAAGCCACAGGTTCGCGTCACAGGCGTTGCCTTTTCGCCTGCCGGATCCGCCTTTTGCGCTGCTTCTACAGAAGGCCTCCTTATCTATAGCTTGGATCACACTCTACAGTTCGATCCATTCGATCTCAACATTGAGATTACGCCTGCTTCGACTTTGGCAGTATTGGAAAACGAAAAGGACTATCTCAAAGCGTTGGTGATGGCATTCCGACTAAACGAAGCTGGTCTTATCAAGAGAGTTTTCCAGGCGGTACCACCAGCCGACATTCCCCTCGTCGTATCCGATATCCCCATTGTCTACGTACCCAGACTCCTCCGCTTCGTTGCTGCCCAGACAGAAGAATCCCCTCACATCGAATTCTGCTTGTTGTGGATCAAGGCGCTGGTTGATAAGCACGGCGCCTGGCTCACGGCTAATCGCGGCAAGGTAGATGTCGAGCTGCGAGTGGTCTCGCGGGCAGTGGtaaagatgagagatgagatCAGGAGATTGGCTGATGAGAACGTGTACATGGTGGATTACCTGCTGGGCCAGGCCGATAATAacaaggatgaagagaatggTAATGGCAATGTGACCCTGACCAGTGCTCAGCAGAAGACGATTGACGCAGTCATGAATGGTACGGCGGAGTCGGGCGAGTCTGACGAGGATGGTGAGGATGAGTGGATGGGAATGGACTAA
- a CDS encoding uncharacterized protein (EggNog:ENOG41), producing the protein MDTHPGVVEELKKGWTEGSPYLSKGKHYPDFLKFFQDEIEAKGWEKVLLEYVFKEDERSEAIFGRLFAGFLHPLIQLMYGIEWQQPAIIAEGLAQAAVHENRAGGFLAKAEQAAIASAHDTPPLPELFESVRQFSEKLATSARFDDKNKIYDGIFVRAPDEALEFVKQVRVHEDELDERLAEMVHSCAYVAAAAAFHLPNNPKFDFFLIHHLNSTPFFVTLLSFPWLRPSQKARILEWKIRLDLIQYIARGCPPLRLDAIKSFSPKRQASSSATKPADLVPRFHEIIDDGHTIKVVRALLLAQELSQKYAGRPWIRIADDETWFKVHQILLQGTEGPQEPALWVRSAGFEEAWKNVPKER; encoded by the exons ATGGACACCCATCCCGGCGTcgtcgaggagctcaagaaAGGCTGGACGGAAGGCTCTCCTTACCTTTCAAAGGGGAAGCACTACCCCGACTTTCTCAAGTTCTTTCAAGACGAAATTGAGGCAAAGGGGTGGGAAAAGGTCCTTTTGGAGTATGTCTTCAAGGAGGATGAGAGGAGCGAAGCCATCTTTGGACGTCTTTTTGCTG GCTTCCTCCACCCCCTCATCCAACTCATGTACGGCATCGAATGGCAGCAacccgccatcatcgccgaaGGCCTCGCCCAAGCCGCCGTTCACGAGAACCGCGCAGGCGGCTTCCTCGCCAAAGCCGAACAAGCCGCCATTGCCTCCGCACATGATACGCCTCCATTGCCGGAGCTCTTTGAGTCTGTCCGGCAATTCAGCGAGAAGCTCGCCACGAGCGCGCGGTTTGACGACAAGAACAAGATTTACGACGGCATCTTTGTTCGTGCGCCGGATGAGGCGCTGGAGTTTGTGAAGCAGGTCAGGGTGCATGAGGATGAGCTGGATGAGAGGCTGGCTGAGATGGTGCACTCGTGCGCGTAtgttgctgcggcggcggcgtttCATCTGCCGAATAATCCCAAGTTTGACTTCTTTCTGAT TCACCACCTCAACTCGACCCCTTTCTTTGTCACCCTCCTGTCCTTCCCCTGGCTCCGGCCCTCTCAAAAAGCCCGTATCCTCGAATGGAAAATCCGTCTTGATCTTATCCAATACATTGCTCGAGGATGCCCACCGCTCCGTCTCGACGCTATCAAGTCTTTCTCTCCGAAACGGCAGGCTTCCAGTTCCGCCACGAAGCCAGCTGACCTAGTCCCGCGGTTCCACGAGATTATCGATGACGGGCATACAATCAAGGTCGTCCGCGCGCTGCTACTTGCCCAGGAGCTATCTCAAAAGTATGCTGGTAGGCCGTGGATTCGCATTGCTGACGACGAGACGTGGTTCAAGGTCCATCAGATTCTGTTGCAGGGCACAGAAGGCCCGCAAGAGCCTGCGTTGTGGGTGAGATCTGCTGGGTTTGAAGAGGCATGGAAGAATGTGCCCAAGGAAAGGTAA
- a CDS encoding uncharacterized protein (EggNog:ENOG41) — protein MTSSRLSSSSSASRLSSPRTCTPSAPRSLLRSPTSGLSSSSRPPPDIDEYVQPTDSAVLLSSLVDLSVERFELPNGDPRSIAIKFEFSENEYFENKVLEKKFWWRRNKDGWAGLVSEPVKINWKADKDLTSGMLDLVYQVWEDDKAGKGDDTEAKKKLKSQMESTGLDGVSFFAWFGFRGLNITEEENQAAIKEEEEKRKLRKAGKEIPDEDDEDEDEDDDEYEMEIFPTADDLAVCIAEDLWPGAIKYFLSAQEQDAMSDIDFESDEEMDDGEEDAQPSKKRKA, from the exons ATGACTTCGAGCAGGTTGAGCTCGAGCTCC TCCGCCAGCAGGCTAAGCTCACCAAGGACCTGTACGCCAAGCGCGCCAAGGTCGTTGCTGAGATCCCCAACTTCTGGCCTCTCGTCTTCGAGCAGGCCCCCCCCGGATATCGACGAGTACGTCCAGCCGACTGACTCTGCCGTCCTGCTGAGCTCCCTCGTCGACCTGTCTGTGGAGCGATTCGAGCTTCCCAACGGCGACCCTCGCAGCATTGCCATCAAGTTCGAGTTCAGCGAGAACGAGTACTTTGAGAACAAGGTTCTCGAGAAGAAGTTCTGGTGGCGCCGCAACAAGGATGGCTGGGCGGGCCTCGTCAGTGAGCCTGTCAAGATCAACTGGAAGGCCGACAAGGACCTGACCAGCGGCATGCTGGACCTCGTCTACCAGGTCTGGGAGGACGACAAGGCCGGCAAGGGCGATGAcaccgaggccaagaagaagctcaagtctCAGATGGAGAGCACTGGCCTCGACGGCgtcagcttctttgcctgGTTCGGATTCCGTGGTCTCAATAtcaccgaggaggagaaccaggctgccatcaaggaggaggaggagaagcgtAAGCTCCGCAAGGCGGGCAAGGAGATTcccgatgaggatgacgaggatgaggatgaggatgacgacgagtACGAGATGGAGATTTTCCCCACCGCCGACGACCTTGCCGTCTGCATCGCTGAGGATCTCTGGCCCGGTGCCATCAAGTACTTCT TGTCTGcccaagagcaagatgccATGAGCGACATCGACTTTGAGTCtgacgaggagatggatgatggcgaggaagacgCCCAGCcctccaagaagcgcaaggctTAA
- a CDS encoding uncharacterized protein (EggNog:ENOG41) has protein sequence MTSSRLSSSSSASRLSSPRTCTPSAPRSLLRSPTSGLSSSSRPPPDIDEYVQPTDSAVLLSSLVDLSVERFELPNGDPRSIAIKFEFSENEYFENKVLEKKFWWRRNKDGWAGLVSEPVKINWKADKDLTSGMLDLVYQVWEDDKAGKGDDTEAKKKLKSQMESTGLDGVSFFAWFGFRGLNITEEENQAAIKEEEEKRKLRKAGKEIPDEDDEDEDEDDDEYEMEIFPTADDLAVCIAEDLWPGAIKYFCEYIHASENSSEESDDE, from the exons ATGACTTCGAGCAGGTTGAGCTCGAGCTCC TCCGCCAGCAGGCTAAGCTCACCAAGGACCTGTACGCCAAGCGCGCCAAGGTCGTTGCTGAGATCCCCAACTTCTGGCCTCTCGTCTTCGAGCAGGCCCCCCCCGGATATCGACGAGTACGTCCAGCCGACTGACTCTGCCGTCCTGCTGAGCTCCCTCGTCGACCTGTCTGTGGAGCGATTCGAGCTTCCCAACGGCGACCCTCGCAGCATTGCCATCAAGTTCGAGTTCAGCGAGAACGAGTACTTTGAGAACAAGGTTCTCGAGAAGAAGTTCTGGTGGCGCCGCAACAAGGATGGCTGGGCGGGCCTCGTCAGTGAGCCTGTCAAGATCAACTGGAAGGCCGACAAGGACCTGACCAGCGGCATGCTGGACCTCGTCTACCAGGTCTGGGAGGACGACAAGGCCGGCAAGGGCGATGAcaccgaggccaagaagaagctcaagtctCAGATGGAGAGCACTGGCCTCGACGGCgtcagcttctttgcctgGTTCGGATTCCGTGGTCTCAATAtcaccgaggaggagaaccaggctgccatcaaggaggaggaggagaagcgtAAGCTCCGCAAGGCGGGCAAGGAGATTcccgatgaggatgacgaggatgaggatgaggatgacgacgagtACGAGATGGAGATTTTCCCCACCGCCGACGACCTTGCCGTCTGCATCGCTGAGGATCTCTGGCCCGGTGCCATCAAGTACTTCTGTGAGTACATTCATGCCTCTGAGAATTCTTCGGAGGAATCAGACGATGAATGA
- a CDS encoding uncharacterized protein (EggNog:ENOG41~TransMembrane:7 (o144-163i328-361o376-395i415-431o451-472i484-505o525-545i)): MVRPFEPYHDEQEPLMKDDSERNDAGTGAGAGTSTVTEIDHPDAPLETPSPVAVVATNSPGTALEVIDDNSSSDGNAPTPRFIQDERSSKRWKKIPYPVRRVLLAIGKWSKGPPNAQPYRIKPLFPVVQEYPLFLVERFLPKAYRFWTVFLYFSVWLITFVLVKRQETIASTVAGWGQSQPISCGDTYWSAGNGCGLDGNDCRPFNGSGFAFQCPASCDSYHVLNPRAVGDQEIIYRSLVIGGPSSDVHPELATYRGDSYICASAVHAGLYADSKGGCGVVELVGQQQDFISSQRNGIQSISFDSYFPLSFRFVPDIKCTAKDSRWSILALSVVFTSVLSLFTANPALFFFPTFTGLFWAVGMSLDQPGHSTVTDLFSNILGKYVPAMFCAWVMYDKMGVRRTLNHLTAQVEKTVLWLGACWVGALTNYTLDFIPIQRLNKHDLDQQPGARAALAVIVIVIFCIAVSQVFFFRQEGRFIKYIKLYALFIFGIIISLTLPGLQLRIHHYVLALLLIPGTSLQTRPSLLYQGLLVGLFINGIARWGFDPVLETPAALQGDAQKGTLLPTIPQPVIHIGESAHSMSNITFTWNQPPGNAYDGISILVNDVERFRGYFDDIIDRQDSFVWHRNSTLDLPEYFRFAFMQGSSSGDYTKAGIWSAEGEWAPMKAGPSRVKARSEDDHRVVRR, translated from the coding sequence ATGGTGAGACCATTCGAGCCTTACCACGATGAACAGGAACCACTCATGAAGGACGATTCAGAGCGCAACGATGCCGGCAccggcgctggcgctggaacCAGCACCGTCACCGAGATTGACCACCCTGATGCGCCGCTAGAGACTCCGAGTCCCGTCGCAGTTGTTGCGACTAACAGCCCCGGCACAGCGCTCGAAGTCATCGAcgacaacagcagcagcgacggcaaTGCGCCCACGCCGCGCTTCATCCAGGACGAGCGCTCGTCCAAGCGCTGGAAGAAGATTCCCTATCCCGTCCGCCGCGTCCTGCTCGCAATTGGCAAATGGTCAAAGGGCCCGCCCAACGCCCAGCCGTACCGCATAAAGCCATTGTTCCCGGTCGTGCAGGAATATCCGCTGTTCCTCGTGGAGCGATTCCTGCCCAAGGCCTATCGCTTCTGGACCGTCTTTCTTTACTTCTCCGTATGGCTCATCACATTTGTGCTTGTCAAGCGCCAGGAGACGATTGCCTCTACCGTCGCGGGTTGGGGCCAGTCGCAGCCCATCAGCTGCGGTGATACATACTGGAGCGCGGGCAACGGGTGCGGCTTGGATGGAAACGACTGCAGGCCGTTCAATGGCAGTGGATTCGCTTTCCAATGCCCGGCCTCGTGCGACAGCTACCATGTCCTGAATCCCAGAGCAGTTGGCGACCAAGAGATTATTTACCGGTCGTTGGTGATTGGGGGACCGTCCAGCGACGTCCATCCTGAACTGGCTACATATCGCGGCGACTCGTACATTTGCGCCTCGGCTGTCCACGCCGGCCTCTATGCCGACTCAAAGGGAGGCTGTGGCGTCGTGGAGCTTGTTGGTCAGCAACAGGACTTTATCAGCTCTCAGCGAAATGGCATTCAGAGCATCAGCTTCGATTCCTACTTCCCGCTATCCTTCCGATTCGTTCCGGACATCAAATGCACAGCCAAGGATTCGAGATGGTCCATCTTGGCTCTCTCAGTCGTCTTCACCAGCGTTCTGTCGCTTTTCACGGCTAATCCggcactcttcttcttccccacGTTCACTGGCTTGTTCTGGGCAGTCGGCATGTCGCTCGACCAGCCCGGGCACTCGACCGTTACCGATCTGTTCTCCAATATTCTGGGCAAATATGTGCCTGCCATGTTCTGCGCATGGGTCATGTACGACAAGATGGGCGTCCGCCGCACGCTCAATCACTTGACTGCCCAAGTCGAAAAGACGGTCCTCTGGTTGGGCGCCTGCTGGGTTGGCGCTCTGACCAACTACACTCTGGATTTCATTCCCATCCAGCGCCTCAACAAGCATGATCTCGACCAGCAGCCGGGAGCCCGAGCAGCGCTGGCCGTCATTGTCATTGTCATATTCTGCATTGCCGTTTCACAAGTATTCTTCTTTAGACAAGAGGGGCGTTTCATCAAGTACATCAAACTGTACGCCCTGTTCATtttcggcatcatcatctcgttgACCCTGCCGGGGCTCCAACTGCGCATCCATCATTATGTCCTGGCCCTTTTGCTGATACCAGGCACAAGCCTGCAGACGCGACCATCGCTGCTATATCAGGGTCTCTTGGTGGGCCTTTTCATCAATGGCATTGCCCGCTGGGGCTTTGATCCCGTGCTCGAGACACCTGCAGCTCTCCAGGGAGATGCGCAAAAGGGAACGCTGCTGCCAACCATTCCTCAACCAGTGATCCACATTGGCGAGAGTGCGCACAGCATGTCCAACATCACATTCACTTGGAACCAGCCTCCCGGCAATGCCTACGACGGCATCAGCATTCTAGTTAATGACGTGGAGCGTTTCCGGGGATACTttgacgacatcatcgaCCGACAAGACAGCTTTGTCTGGCACAGAAACAGCACCCTAGACCTGCCAGAATACTTTAGATTTGCATTCATGCAGGGGAGCTCGAGCGGAGATTACACCAAGGCCGGCATTTGGTCGGCGGAAGGCGAGTGGGCGCCGATGAAGGCTGGGCCGTCGAGGGTCAAGGCCAGGAGCGAGGATGACCATAGAGTAGTCCGACGATGA